Proteins encoded in a region of the Pseudomonas denitrificans (nom. rej.) genome:
- a CDS encoding ABC transporter permease yields the protein MIFDFSVIWDSLPLYFSGLLVTLKLLAISLFFGLLAAVPLALMRCSKNPAVNLPAWLYTYVIRGTPMLVQLFLIYYGLAQFEAVRESAMWPLLSNATFCACAAFAINTSAYTAEILAGSIRATPHGEIEAAKAMGMSRLKLYRRILLPSALRRALPQYSNEVIMMLQTTSLASIVTLVDITGAARTVYSQYYLPFEAFITAGIFYLIMTFTLVRLFKLAERRWLAYLAPRKH from the coding sequence ATGATTTTCGACTTCTCCGTCATCTGGGACAGCCTGCCGCTCTACTTCAGCGGCCTGCTGGTGACCCTCAAGCTGCTGGCAATCTCGCTGTTCTTCGGCCTGCTGGCGGCAGTGCCGCTGGCGCTGATGCGCTGCTCGAAGAACCCGGCGGTGAACCTCCCGGCCTGGCTCTACACCTATGTGATCCGCGGCACCCCGATGCTGGTGCAGCTGTTCCTCATCTATTACGGCCTGGCACAGTTCGAGGCGGTACGCGAGAGCGCGATGTGGCCGCTGCTGTCCAACGCCACCTTCTGCGCCTGCGCAGCCTTTGCCATCAACACCAGCGCCTACACCGCGGAGATCCTCGCCGGTAGCATCCGCGCCACCCCGCACGGCGAGATCGAAGCCGCCAAGGCCATGGGCATGTCGCGGCTCAAGCTGTACCGCCGCATCCTGCTGCCCTCGGCCCTGCGCCGCGCGCTGCCGCAGTACAGCAACGAAGTGATCATGATGCTGCAGACCACGAGCCTTGCGTCCATCGTGACCCTGGTGGACATCACCGGCGCCGCGCGCACCGTGTACTCGCAGTACTACCTGCCGTTCGAGGCGTTCATCACCGCCGGCATCTTCTACCTGATCATGACCTTTACCCTGGTGCGCCTGTTCAAGCTGGCCGAGCGCCGCTGGCTGGCCTATCTCGCGCCGCGCAAGCACTGA
- the aotP gene encoding arginine/ornithine transport ATP-binding protein AotP: protein MYKLEIQDLHKRYGTHEVLKGVSLAAKAGDVISIIGSSGSGKSTFLRCINLLEQPHAGKILLNGEELKLVPNKDGALKAADAKQLQRMRSRLSMVFQHFNLWSHMSALENVIEAPVHVLGVSKKEALEKAEHYLAKVGVAHRKDAYPAHMSGGEQQRVAIARALAVEPEVMLFDEPTSALDPELVGEVLRVMQDLAQEGRTMVVVTHEMGFAREVSNQLVFLHKGLVEEAGCPKEVLANPQSERLKQFLSGSLK, encoded by the coding sequence ATGTACAAACTGGAAATCCAGGACCTGCACAAGCGCTACGGCACCCACGAGGTGCTCAAGGGCGTCTCCCTGGCGGCGAAAGCGGGCGACGTGATCAGCATCATCGGCTCCTCCGGCTCGGGCAAGAGCACCTTCCTGCGCTGCATCAACCTGCTCGAACAGCCCCATGCGGGCAAGATCCTGCTCAACGGCGAAGAGCTCAAGCTCGTGCCGAACAAGGACGGCGCGCTCAAGGCTGCCGACGCCAAGCAGCTGCAGCGCATGCGCTCGCGCCTGTCGATGGTGTTCCAGCACTTCAACCTGTGGTCGCACATGAGCGCACTGGAAAACGTAATCGAAGCGCCGGTCCATGTGCTGGGCGTATCGAAGAAAGAGGCACTGGAAAAGGCCGAGCACTACCTGGCGAAAGTCGGCGTGGCGCACCGCAAGGATGCCTACCCGGCCCACATGTCCGGCGGTGAGCAGCAGCGCGTGGCCATCGCCCGTGCCCTGGCGGTCGAGCCGGAAGTCATGCTGTTCGACGAACCGACCTCGGCGCTCGACCCCGAGCTGGTCGGCGAAGTCCTGCGCGTGATGCAGGACCTGGCCCAGGAAGGCCGCACCATGGTGGTAGTGACCCACGAGATGGGCTTCGCCCGCGAGGTTTCCAACCAGTTGGTGTTCCTGCACAAGGGCCTGGTGGAAGAGGCGGGCTGCCCGAAGGAAGTCCTGGCCAATCCGCAATCCGAACGCCTCAAGCAGTTCCTTTCCGGCAGCTTGAAGTAA
- the argR gene encoding transcriptional regulator ArgR yields MTAQRIGFLLWPHTRALTLGLAEEALRVARRLHPEALYEPVFMSAEPVAEADGWRLPGQAWNGVLEQCQRIFLVADEIPQTVPAPLAAVLKQLSRSGVSIGALSAGIYPLAQLGLLDGYRAAVHWRWHDDFTERYPKVIATNHLFEWDRDRLSACGGMAVLDLLLAVLSRDHGAELAGAVSEELVVERIREGSERQRIPLKNRLGSSHPKLTQAVLLMEANIEEPLTTDEIAQHVCVSRRQLERIFKQYLTRVPSQYYLELRLNRARQMLMQTSKSIIQIGLSCGFSSGPHFSSAYRNFFGVTPREDRNQRRGQGAAEAAPVATERS; encoded by the coding sequence ATGACCGCACAACGCATCGGATTCCTCCTCTGGCCGCACACGCGGGCGCTGACCCTCGGTCTGGCCGAGGAGGCCCTGCGGGTCGCCCGCCGACTGCATCCCGAAGCGCTCTACGAGCCGGTGTTCATGAGCGCCGAGCCGGTGGCCGAGGCCGATGGCTGGCGCTTGCCGGGGCAGGCCTGGAACGGTGTGCTGGAGCAGTGCCAGCGGATATTCCTGGTCGCCGACGAGATTCCGCAGACGGTCCCCGCGCCACTGGCTGCCGTACTCAAGCAGCTGTCGCGCAGCGGTGTGAGCATCGGAGCATTGTCCGCCGGTATCTACCCGCTGGCGCAGCTGGGTCTGCTCGACGGTTACCGCGCCGCTGTGCACTGGCGCTGGCACGACGATTTCACCGAGCGTTACCCCAAGGTCATCGCCACCAACCACCTGTTCGAGTGGGACCGTGATCGACTCAGTGCTTGCGGCGGCATGGCGGTGCTCGATCTGCTGCTGGCCGTGCTGTCCCGCGACCATGGTGCGGAGCTGGCGGGCGCAGTCTCCGAAGAGCTGGTGGTGGAGCGCATTCGCGAAGGTTCCGAACGCCAGCGCATCCCGCTGAAGAACCGCCTGGGCTCCAGTCACCCGAAGCTCACCCAGGCGGTGCTGCTGATGGAGGCGAACATCGAGGAGCCGCTGACCACCGACGAGATCGCCCAGCACGTGTGCGTCTCGCGCCGCCAGCTGGAGCGCATCTTCAAGCAGTACCTGACCCGCGTGCCCAGCCAGTACTACCTGGAGCTGCGCCTGAACCGCGCGCGGCAGATGCTCATGCAGACCAGCAAGTCGATCATCCAGATCGGCCTGTCCTGCGGCTTCTCCAGCGGTCCGCACTTCTCCAGCGCCTACCGCAACTTCTTTGGCGTGACCCCGCGCGAAGATCGCAACCAGCGCCGCGGCCAGGGCGCCGCCGAAGCCGCGCCGGTCGCCACCGAGCGCAGCTGA